Proteins co-encoded in one Syngnathoides biaculeatus isolate LvHL_M chromosome 22, ASM1980259v1, whole genome shotgun sequence genomic window:
- the si:dkey-191m6.4 gene encoding rho GTPase-activating protein 22 isoform X2, with product MANSQSDMDDWVKAIRRVIWAPFGGGIFGQRLEDTVQYEKKFGPRLAPLLVEQCVDFIRERGLDEEGLFRMPGQANLVKDLQEAFDCGDKPLFDSNTDVHTVASLLKLYLRELPEPVIPFCKYEDFLTCAHLLAKDEEEGVQELGKQVSTLPLPNYNLLKYICKFLDEVQSHSNENKMSVQNLATVFGPNILRPKMEDPVTIMEGTSLVQHLMTILIREHKCLYSGRHQEGLSVPQAEHQLLNRSLGAWISEEDLQSSSISNPEQELNSTASSLEAKLCGAVTTTQTPNPGPKLGPSSAKGETVVSPSKQAKSIPSWKYSFKSSSTPRCQPQPKQSGSGVEPSAAPSGGGGSSNWLMNGLSSLRGHRRTSSGERSTRDRDSTGSSQRLSTYDNVTSSSSMGSVQSVGSTPWSTSSCETSVPDPGSGDPSAQHNCGAVGEGGDKGEWTEGQREPETGGDGGTTTDPSSEQDSCEAMELCGSSAACSENGNASMLAGVPSIIMSEDGDATNVTLSGQVEDLKDELRKQKAAYEARIQKLEDSSAVLYAHMERLEQEMEQEKKRQCMLEIKLRNSERAREDAENRNKLLEKEMEDFFSTLGDLTMSTRTSDI from the exons GGATATTTGGCCAGAGATTGGAGGACACAGTGCAGTATGAGAAGAAGTTTGGCCCCCGGCTGGCCCCCTTGCTGGTGGAGCAGTGTGTGGATTTCATCAGGGAGAGGGGCTTGGACGAGGAGGGTCTCTTTCGAATGCCAGGTCAGGCCAACCTAGTCAAAGATCTCCAGGAGGCCTTCGACTGTGGTGACAAGCCTCTTTTTGACAG CAACACAGATGTTCACACTGTGGCATCCTTGCTGAAGTTGTACCTGCGAGAGCTGCCTGAACCTGTCATTCCGTTCTGCAAATATGAAGACTTTCTGACATGCGCACACCTTTTGGCCAAAGACGAGGAGGAG GGAGTTCAGGAGCTCGGGAAGCAAGTCAGCACACTACCTCTGCCTAACTACAATCTCCTCAAGTACATATGCAA ATTCCTTGATGAAGTCCAATCTCActctaatgaaaacaaaatgagcgTCCAGAACCTCGCCACAGTTTTTGGGCCTAACATCCTTCGACCTAAGATGGAAGACCCGGTCACCATCATGGAAG GGACCTCTTTAGTCCAGCACCTAATGACGATCCTGATCAGGGAACACAAGTGTTTGTACTCAGGGAGGCACCAAGAGGGCCTCAGTGTACCCCAAGCTGAGCATCAGCTCCTCAATCGTAGTCTTGGTGCCTGGATCTCTGAAGAGGACTTGCAGAGTTCCTCGATCTCTAACCCGGAGCAAGAACTGAACAGCACTGCCTCATCACTCGAAGCCAAACTGTGCGGCGCTGTCACCACCACGCAGACCCCGAACCCTGGACCAAAACTGGGGCCTTCGTCGGCAAAGGGGGAGACGGTGGTGAGCCCGAGTAAACAGGCCAAGAGTATCCCGTCATGGAAGTACTCTTTTAAAAGCTCCTCTACACCTCGTTGTCAGCCGCAGCCTAAGCAGAGCGGCTCCGGGGTGGAACCAAGTGCCGCGCCTTCTggtggaggaggaagcagtAACTGGCTGATGAACGGTTTGTCCTCCTTGAGGGGGCACAGACGCACCTCATCAGGTGAAAGGTCGACCCGGGACCGGGACTCCACCGGCTCCTCACAAAGACTCTCCACCTATGACAACGtcacctcctcctccagcaTGGGCAGCGTTCAGAGTGTTGGCAGCACACCTTGGTCCACGTCTTCCTGTGAGACCTCAGTGCCAGATCCTGGTAGCGGCGATCCCTCGGCCCAACACAACTGTGGAGCGGTGGGTGAAGGTGGGGACAAGGGAGAGTGGACGGAGGGTCAGAGGGAGCCCGAGACGGGAGGCGACGGTGGGACCACCACGGATCCAAGCTCTGAGCAGGACAGCTGTGAGGCAATGGAGCTGTGCGGCAGCAGTGCGGCCTGCAGTGAAAATGGCAACGCGAGCATGCTAGCTGGAGTTCCGTCCATCATCATGTCTGAGGATGGCGACGCAACGAACGTCACACTGAGCGGTCAGGTAGAGGATCTCAAGGACGAGCTCAGGAAACAGAAGGCTGCTTATGAGGCCAGAATTCAAAA ATTGGAGGACTCCAGTGCTGTCCTATACGCTCACATGGAGCGTTTAGAGCAGGAGATGGAGCAGGAGAAGAAGAGGCAATGCATGCTGGAAATCAAACTCCGGAACTCAGAGCGAGCTCGGGAGGATGCCGAGAATCGCAACAAACTTCTGGAGAAGGAGATGGAGGACTTCTTTTCAACCCTGGGAGATCTTACCATGAGTACGAGGACCAGCGATATTTGA